The Leucobacter sp. UCMA 4100 genome window below encodes:
- a CDS encoding DUF2637 domain-containing protein, producing the protein MKKPVRTWATLLTLGLPLLIVGLAAMMITFATLIDVARVNGLPFPEVFPVVVDVGMIASMIVAAQFRLKGIDGRWLAYLAFIVLSLVSVLANANHAQQTADMALTTPWAASLIGAVPSATLLVITHLVMKLIPDEKERQKLSTIREKQHLAPARPPVQAKAAEPASKQPLPTLESAADSTEVKAETPGGEITVLRPLPLAEEKTDEEVETLVLEFIETNGTRPTGKVVGEWLGGKSAKTGQRFMQKMEQNNVLNEGIHLVGSRA; encoded by the coding sequence ATGAAGAAGCCAGTCCGCACGTGGGCGACGCTCTTGACTCTCGGGTTACCGCTTCTCATTGTCGGGCTTGCCGCAATGATGATCACTTTCGCCACACTCATTGATGTTGCGCGAGTGAACGGCCTCCCATTTCCAGAGGTTTTCCCAGTGGTTGTCGATGTGGGCATGATCGCTTCGATGATCGTGGCAGCACAATTTCGACTCAAAGGGATTGACGGTAGGTGGCTTGCGTACTTGGCGTTTATCGTGCTCTCTTTGGTATCAGTTCTCGCGAACGCTAACCATGCACAACAAACCGCAGACATGGCCCTTACAACGCCTTGGGCCGCGTCACTCATCGGTGCAGTGCCGTCGGCTACGTTGCTTGTGATTACTCACTTGGTGATGAAACTCATTCCCGATGAGAAGGAACGGCAGAAGCTTTCCACGATTCGTGAAAAACAGCATCTTGCTCCTGCCCGACCACCTGTACAAGCTAAAGCCGCCGAACCAGCCTCTAAGCAGCCGTTACCGACGTTGGAGTCGGCAGCTGACTCAACTGAAGTGAAGGCAGAAACACCAGGTGGTGAAATCACTGTGCTGAGGCCATTGCCGTTAGCTGAAGAGAAAACAGATGAGGAAGTCGAGACGCTTGTACTTGAGTTCATCGAAACGAACGGAACTCGCCCTACCGGAAAAGTAGTCGGTGAATGGCTGGGTGGGAAATCTGCGAAAACAGGCCAACGGTTCATGCAGAAGATGGAACAGAACAATGTACTCAACGAAGGAATTCATCTTGTCGGTAGTCGCGCCTAG